The DNA region GCCCGCACGGTCGAGGCCGCCTTCGGTGAGGTCGCCAGCGACGAGGAGGTGGCGAAGTGGCGCTCGGTGACGCCATTGGACCGCACCATCGCGGTGGTCGACGAGGGTGAGATCGTGGGCACCGCGGGGGCGTTCTCCTTCGACATGTCGCTCCCGGGCGGCACCGACACCGCGGTCGCCGGCGTCACCGCCGTTTCGGTGCGCCCGACGCACCGCCGGCGGGGCCTGCTGCGCCGGATGATGGATCACCAGCTCGACGACATCGCCGAGCGGGGCGAGGCGGTGGCCATCCTCACCGCGTCCGAGACCGTCCTCTACGGCCGCTACGGCTACGGGCTGGCCGCCTCGTACAGCGGGTGGACCCTGCCGACGCTCGGCACCACTCTGGCTCGCCCTTCCACGGCGCCGGGACGGTGCCGGATCGTCGACGCCGCCGAGGCCCGCAAGGTGCTCCCCGACGTCTACGAGCGGTCGCGCCACCGCCACCCGGGCCAGCTGACTCGGAGCGAGGCGTGGTGGGACCTGCACCTCGCCGACGAGCCGTCGGACCGCAACGGCCTGTCCGCGCTGTTCCACGCCGTCCACGAGGATCCCGCCGGCGTGGCCGACGGGGTCGTCACCTACCGGCGCAAGTCTGCCCACGACCACGGCCTCCCCGCAGCCGAGATCCACGTCCGTCCCGACCTCT from Acidimicrobiales bacterium includes:
- a CDS encoding GNAT family N-acetyltransferase, which codes for ARTVEAAFGEVASDEEVAKWRSVTPLDRTIAVVDEGEIVGTAGAFSFDMSLPGGTDTAVAGVTAVSVRPTHRRRGLLRRMMDHQLDDIAERGEAVAILTASETVLYGRYGYGLAASYSGWTLPTLGTTLARPSTAPGRCRIVDAAEARKVLPDVYERSRHRHPGQLTRSEAWWDLHLADEPSDRNGLSALFHAVHEDPAGVADGVVTYRRKSAHDHGLPAAEIHVRPDLYAVDDEVEVALWELLIGTDLVRTIRTHGRPVDEVLRWRLADPRRLQIRAVTDHLWVRVLDVAVALEARRYPVDGRLVLDLTDPFRPANDGRWALEGGPDGATAGRTTDDADLALSADDLGALYLGGVSATTLARAGRVTELQPGALARADVILGWGVAPWCATEF